One Pyrococcus furiosus DSM 3638 genomic window, CTTCCGAGGTATATGTCGGCTCTACTAATTGCATCATACGCCTGGGCAATCTCCTCTGGATTTAGGTAGAGGTGAGGAATGTTCTCATCTACCCATAGCAGGAATTCATCAGGGGACATGTCCAAGTTCCACATTGCCATCTTTGCCCTCTTGGCGTTGTCACTTCCAAAGACGAGTCCTAGGGCTTGAAAGACTGTCTTTTCTACATCTCTATATGCCAAAACTTGCGTAGCATCTTCGTAACCACCCACTACAACGGTCTGTAGATCATTTATAGCTGCTCTTAGATCTCCACTAGATCTTTTTGCTATTTCTAGGAGGATTTCTTTTGGAACTGTTATACCTTCCCTCTTTAGGATCCTTATTAAGGCATTCATTACATCTCTCTGGGTTAACCTCTTGTACTCTACTAGCTCAGCTTTTTCTCGGATCTCTTTTGGAACTTCCCAGTACTTATTTGCAGCCATTATTATTGGATTTTTGGCCTTATCAATTAGTTTTGCGATTTCCTTAGCTCCGCTGGGCTCTATATTATCTGCTTCATCGAGGAAGATTATCTTCCTCCTCTTTCCGAGGATATCCATAGTGTATGCTGCTTGAACATACCTGGAGATTTTTTCATAAGTTCTCTCATCACTCGCGTTGAGCTCAATGACTTCAAAGTTGTACTCATTTGCTAGAGCGTAGACTGTGGTTGTCTTTCCGCTCCCTGGGGGTCCTGCTAATAATAGGGCTTTTTTCTTAGGGGGGTGGCCATGCAACCAGCTCTCTATCCACGCTCTAACTTTCTCTATAGCCTCTTCTTGGTTTACAATTTCACTTAACTTTTTTGGCCTGTATTTTTCTACCCAGGGAAGCTCTGGCATACTTCATCACTTCTTCCCAATTAGGGTGAACTGTGCTAAGAGTGCTTCAAGCTGAATTATTTCATTAGCCCCTTCAACGAGTCTGAAGTTATACTCTCCTATCTTATCAGCAAGCAGAACCTTCTTTGGCTCCTCTATTGGCAGGTTGAAGACTTCTTTGTGCATCTGAACTAGTACATCTTCTCCACTAAGTCCTTGCTTGAGAAGTATCTCCCTAAGCTTTTCTCTGGCCTTCAAGAAGTTGCCTTTGAGAGCAAGAAGCATCATCTCTCTTATATCTTCAGGTCTAGCTCTACTCGCTACCATGAATACGTTTTCGTCGGTGATCTTCTTGTCTAGAGCTGCTGCAGCTTGCAGAATGTTTATTGCTCTTCTCATATCTCCTTCTGCTATGTAAAGTATTGCTTGGAGACCTTCTTCAGTTAGCTCTAAGCCCTCATTTTCGGCAATGTACCTTAGTCTCTTCGCTATATCCTCATCGCGGAGAGGTCTGAAGCGGAATATTGCACATCTAGACTGTATGGGTTCAATTATCTTGGAGGAGTAGTTACAGCTCAAGATAAAGCGAACGTTACTCGAGAACATTTCCATGGTTCTTCTTAAGGCTTGTTGGGCATCTTGAGTTAAAGCGTCGGCCTCATCAAGGAAAATTATCTTGAAGCTTGCTCCTCCTATAGGCTTTGTTCTCGCAAACTCCTTAACTTTCTCTCTAATTACGTTTATACCTCTTTCATCTGAAGCATTCAACTCGAGGAAGTTATGCCTCCAGTTTTCGCCGAAAAGCTCTCTTGCAAGGGCCAAAGCCGCTGTAGTGTTATGGACTACTGTTGGCATGTTCCCAGCAATAAAGTTGTGGTAGCCAGGAACATGAAGATCATAGATTATAAAGTCTCCCCTAAGCTCTTTTACTTCAGTTATCTCGTCCCAGTAAAGCTCATTCTGGAAGAGGAAAATGAGATATGCTATACCTTCTTTGAGCTTTCCATCCGAAAGAATTTCCTCTATGAGCTCAAGCTCAATTTTCCTTATCTTTTCAAGGATTTCAACGTTATCCACTGTGTCGCTCTCAAGAATTGTTTTTACATTGAAATTCCAAGTTCCAAGTTTTCTTCCAATCTCGGCATAGCTTGAGTATCTCTTTGCAAAGATCTTCATAGCTTCGATGGTACGTTCAACGTTAATTCCAAGGACTTTTGCTATCTCAATGTACTCCTTGAAACTTGGCTTTCTCTCTCCTTTTATGTATTCTAGGAGCTTCTCTGCTCTAATTTTAGCTTTTTCTATTACTTCATCACTCTTCTTTGCTACTTCATTCCAGTCGATCAAGATGGGTTCTGATAAGACCTTCTTTAGTCTCTCCAGTTCCTCAAGGCGATAATAAATTTCTTTCATGAGTTCCCAAGAAAGCTCCTTTGCATTTCTGTAGCTCAAATTTCTTTTATCATTGACATTTAACCTAAGCCTGTCTTTTACATAGGAGATTAGCTCATAGTTAATCTTTAGTCCATCGGATCTTACATTGGTTTTTCTAATGAGCTTCTGGGCTTCTTTAAGTTTGCTTTGGGTGCTAAAGCCAATCTCATTTAGGAACCTCTCTATGTTGTCCGAGCCTGAGATAATAACATCTTCTCCATCCATTTTAGCTATTATTCCAAAGCTGGCTAAAGCATAGGCTATCTGCTGGGCCATATCATTGTTATCGGTTGATAAAACTATTGCATCACTTTCAATCCGACCATTGCAGTCGGAATATGCCCTAAGGAAAGAACGAATTCCTTTCCACCCCTCCCTGGGTATTAATGTTAAGCTAATAGAGTTTACAAGGCTCCAAGCTTTCCTAGATACCACATAAACTTCTGGAGTTCCATCAGCGTGAATTCTTTCCCTTATCTTTGCATCAGGGAAAAGTTTCTCTGTTAGTTCCATAAAGCGTTGTCTTATGAGTGGATCTTCGTTAGTGAACGTGATGACAGAATTACTTGGATAAGCATAGCCACTTCCCATAAAGTAACCAAGCCACTCTGCAAGGGGATTTTCTCCAGTTATAAGTGGGAGAAAGCTCGGTATTGCAAGCTTGTCGCCAGGTTTGAGTTCTTCAGCCTTAATCCACTTTATTTCGCCATTCTCTCTATTCACTAGAAGTGGGTGATACGGAGTTACTTTAAGCTCCCTGCCAAGCTGAGTTTTTATCTTTATCAACCTATCAGTTCTATCTTTGTAGACGTATTGGACTTCAAACTCTCTAAGCTTTCCATCCTCATCTATTCCAAGAACTTTGAGCCCTTTAACTGGAGTTGGTCCAAATCTCCCCCCAGAAAGCTTTTCAACAAGTTCTCCAAGTTCAAAGAGTTGGCCATTAGCTATAACTTTGGTATCTCCAGTAAGACACTTTCCGACACCAGGGGGGCCTGCGAAGAGTAGGTGGGGCATTGATCCAGTTTTGACGTAGTGCTTGAGCCTTTTCACTATGTGCTCTTGTCCTACAATGTCGTCAAGTCTTTGAGGTCTATACTTCTCAACCCAGGGTTTTTCTAGAACCTTAACTTCTCTAATCTCTTCGCTCATACTCTCACACACCTAAACTAAGAAAGGTATCAAAGTATTATTAAGCTTATCCTAGGCAATAACAGAACAGAAGAAAAGAAGGAAAAACAGTAGATCAGCTGAGAGCTGAGAGTAACTTCTCTAAGAACATTTTCTCTGGATAAGCTCCTTCAAATTCTACTCTGTCTTCTCCGTTGACCTGAATAACAATTTTTGGTACTGCCATTACATTGTACTGGTCAGCCCACTCTGGATACTCAATGGCCTCGACCATATCCCCAAGTATCTTACCTTTCCCAGCTTTTGTGTTTTCAATGGCAAACTTGTGAGCCATTCTAACGGCAAGTGGACAGTATGGGCATGTTGGAGTTACAAACACCAATATTCTTACATCCTGGTCTATGTTTCTGATGGCCTGTTTTGTCTCGTCCATAAGGTTTGTTTCTTCTCTACTAACATCCACAATGTCCTCTAAGAATGCTGCGAACTCATGACCTGCCGGTAATCCAAAGTACCTTACTCCAAAGTCCTTTCCATCTTGGGTTATTGTTGTTGCTGGAGCTCTGTCTATTCTATACCTCTTGGCTAGCTCTTTGCCTTCTGGTGTGTCGAAGTCAACAATTTCATAACTGAGCTTGTCTGTTAGCTCAGAAAGCTCTTGAACTAGTTGTTTTAGCTGGTCACAGTATTGACAGTGGTCCTTTCTCACAAAAACGATTAGCTTAACTGGATTGACCATTTTTGAAAAGAACTCTTCCTTAATTACCTTCTTGTCAGCGTCACTAATCAATCCCATTTTCCTCACCCCTATCTAAATGTTTATAACTTTAATTCTCCAACCTAGAGTTGGTTCAAATCTAGGTTGTCAACCTTAGGTTGAATGCACAATATATAAACTTTGCGCCACAGATATGGGTAGGTGATGAATATGGAACCAGACTTGTTTTACATATTGGGGAACAAAGTAAGGCGGGATTTGTTATCTCACCTAACTTGTATGGAATGCTACTTTAGCCTTTTAAGTAGCAAAGTTTCAGTGTCATCAACTGCTGTGGCAAAGCATCTTAAGATAATGGAAAGAGAAGGTGTTCTTCAGTCCTACGAAAAAGAAGAACGCTTTATTGGGCCTACAAAAAAGTACTATAAAATTTCAATAGCGAAATCTTATGTTTTCACATTAACTCCAGAAATGTTTTGGTATAAAGGACTAGATCTGGGAGATGCTGAGCTTAGAGATTTTGAAATTAGTCTTTCTGGCCTAGATACTGAACCTTCAACATTAAAAGAAATGATTACTGACTTTATCAAAGCAAATAAAGAGCTTGAAAAAGTTCTGGAAGCATTTAAGACTATTGAGAGTTATAGAAGTTCTCTCATGAGGAAAATAAAGGAGGCATACTTAAAGGAGATCGGGGACATGACGCAATTGGCAATACTTCATTATCTCCTTCTCAATGGAAGGGCAACTGTAGAAGAGTTAAGTGATAGATTAAACTTAAAGGAGCGTGAAGTTAGAGAGAAAATATCTGAGATGGCTCGCTTTGTTCCAGTAAAGATAATAAATGACAACACTGTTGTTCTTGATGAAGATCAAATACTCAGAGGGGAGGGAAATGAAGAAGATTAAGGTTCTTGTAAACGAAGACAAGTGCTATCTATGTGGGGGATGTGCAGGAGTTTGTCCGGCATTGGCAATAAGGGTCTCATCATCATGGCAGTTCTTTGAAGATAAGTGCATTTCTTGTATGATATGCATAAAGGCTTGTCCTGTGGGAGCTCTCAGTTATGAGGAGGTGGCACAATGAAGTACGATGTAGTGGTTGTTGGCTCAGGAGTTGCCGGTCCCATTGTGGCAAGAGACGTTGCAAAAGCTGGTTTTTCAGTTCTTCTTGTGGATAAAAAACCTGCAATTGGAACTCCAAAACAGTGTGCAGAGGGAATAAATGTTAACGTTTTCAAGGAATTTGACATTCCATATGATAAAAGGTTCATAAACAGAGAGATTTATGGGGCGAGGATTTACTCTCCTAGTGGATATACGGCCGAGCTTAGGTATGACAAGGTAAGTGGAGTTATACTTGAGAGAAAAGTCTTTGATAAAATGCTCGCCTATTATGCTGCAAAGGCTGGAGCTGATGTTTGGGCAAGGACCGAAGTTATCGATCTCCTAAGAAAGGAAGGTAAGATTATGGGGGTTAAGGCAAAACATGAAGGCGAGTTAGTCGAAATTGAGGCTAAGATAATAGTAGCGGCTGATGGAGTTGAAAGCACAGTTGCAAGGCTTGCGGGGATAAATACCTATGCTCCTCCCCATGAATTTGATTCAGCGTATGAATACGAAATGATAATCGAAGGATACGACCCAGACTTAATTCATTTGTGGTTTGGAAATGAAATTGCTCCTAGAGGATATGTTTGGGTATTTCCAAAAGATGAAGATAGGGCAAACGTCGGAATTGGAATAAACTCCGACAATGAGAAAACTGCCAAGTACTATCTGGACAAGTGGCTTAAAGAAAACAACATTCCCACGAAGAAAATATTGGAGATAAACGTTGGCCTTGTTCCAGTGGGTGGCTTTGTAAGAGAGTTAGTTAAAGAAAACGTGGCTGTAGTTGGAGATGCCGCCAGGCAAGTAAATCCAGTCCATGGAGGAGGAATGTATGAAGCAATGAAAGCTGCTAACATTTTGGCAAAGTGGATAGTTAAGGCACTGGAGGAGGAGAATCTAGAACTACTGAAGAACTATACCAAAGAGTGGTGGGAAGTTGAAGGGCCCAAGATGGAGAGACTACTGAAGCTTAGAAGGGCAATGGAAAAACTAACAGATGAGGACATAGATGTTTTCGTTCAATTACTTGGAGGGACTGACTTAGAAAAACTAGCTGGTGGAAATTATTTCGAGGTAGTAAAAGCTCTCATGAAGCATCCAAAAGTGTTAATGAGCAAAAGAAGGTTAGAAATACTCAAGGCTCTATTATGAGATCATCAACTTTCGGTCCAATGGGGAGTCTCCTCTTATGCTCGCTGTTTTTCACTAATTTTTCAACGTGTTCTACTATTTCTTCTGACACATTTAGTTCATTTGCAATCTCTTCTTTGCTCATTTTGAGATCTACAAGTCTCCATAGTAACTCATCTAGGAGCTTATATGAAATTCCTAGTTCATCTTCATCAGTCTGTCCTTCCCACAGTCCTGCACTTGGTTTTTTCTCCACTATGCTCTGTGGTACACCTATAATCCTTGCAACCTCCCACACTTCTGTTTTGTATATGTTTATTAGAGGAGCATAGTCACTAGCTCCATCTCCCCACTTTGTGAAATATCCTGTGAGAAACTCGCTTCTGTTGCTAGTTCCAAGAACAAGTCTTCCTAGAGAGTTTGCGTAAGAGTAAAGAAGCACCATTCTTACCCTTGCCATTATATTTCCCAGGCTTTTCCTGTCGAGAGCTACATCCAGGGAGGACTGAATAGTGTCAACTATTGGTTTTATGTTAATTATTTTGTATCGTATTCCAAGATTTTCTGCCACCAATTTTGCATCTTCAACATCCTTGTTTTCATAGTAGGGCATTATTAGGCCAAGAATTTTGTCTTTTCCTAGAGCCTTTGTTGCTAGATACGCTACTGTTGCACTGTCAACTCCCCCACTGATTCCGATAACCACCCCTTGCTTGGCATTTTCTTTGATGAATTCTACTAACCTAGTTACTACCTTTTCAAAATTTAGTCTTCTCATAGCTCTGCCTCTCCCAAAAATTCGAGTATTGATAACAATCTCTCGTCTTTTATTCTATCTAGAATTGCACTGACATCTTCTCTTCCAGCTTTTCCATCTTTATAAAGGGCTATTAGCCTTACTCCTTCAAAGAAATCTGAAAGCTCTGGGAATGCTACCTTAAACATTGGCATGCTATTGTATATTTCCTCAAAAGAGTCGTCGATTATTGCTTGCCAGATTAAGTCTACTAGACCATCGAATGCTATTTCAAAGAAATCCGAGTCTTTGGAGTTTATCATTGCATATAGACATTCATGAAATGCTGCTTCGTAATTTTCCTCATCTTCAAACATCTCTTCAAAGGCTAAGTGAATTTGCGCTATTAGCTCTTTATCTTCAACTTCTGCCAATAATTTTGCGAGTATTTCTTTTGCTTTTACTTTATCTCCTGATTCGTAGAGTAAGTAACCTTCGTAGACTCTGGCTTGTAGTTCTTTTCTTTTTGCATTTGCTGCCTTGAACTCCTCAATGGCTTTTCTTATAAACTCGATTGCCTTTTCGTATTCTTGTAGTTCCTCATAAATTGCGGCTATGCTGTAATATACTTCTCCGACTATTTCGGGCCTTTTTTCTTCTGCGAGTACTCCCTCATAAATTTCTAATGCTTTTTCTGGATAACCGAGAAGGGAATACAGGTCGGCCACATGAAGTAGGCCTTTTGTCTCAAATTTTCTCGCAAATTCTTCAAATTCATGGAGTTTACTTATTCCAAAAAACTCTGCATAATAGTATACTACGAGTTTATAGAGTTCTAAATCCCTTTTTTCTTTTGCCACTTCTTCGGCTACTTCCAAAACTTCTCTTAGTTCCTCATCTGTTAATCTATCAATCTCTTTGGTTAATAATTCCTTAGCTTTTTCAATATTGCCTGCTTTGAGTGCATTAATAATATCTTCACTTGTCATGTAAACCCCTAAACTTATTAATTTTCCACTTTAATAGCTTAACTGGTGGATGATATGAAGAAAGTTCGACTAGTAAAAAAGCCTGAGGATTTTAATTTAGATGAGGCAGTATCACTTGTTTCAAATCCCTCTGTGGGAGCGATAGTTACATTTTTAGGGAAAGTGAGAAACGAAAATGCTGGAAGGGAGGTTCTTAAGCTTATTTACGAAGCATACGAGGAAATGGCTGAAAAAGAAATGGGGAAAATTAGAAGGGAGGCTCTTGAAAAGTTTCCAATATTTGATGCAGTTATATGGCATAGGGCTGGAGAGTTGGATATCTCTGAGAATACAATTTTGGTTGTGGTTTCAGCGAAGCATAGGAAGGAGGCATTTGAAGCTTGTTCCTGGATTGTAGATGAAGTTAAGAAGAGGGTGCCCGTATGGAAAAGAGAAATTACCACTAAGGGAGAATTTTGGATAGAGGGAGACAAACATATTCCAGCTCAGTAGAACATTTTTTGCATACTATCTTTAGTGGTATGCAAAATCCGTATAGAAAAAGTTAATATATCTCTTTCTAACCTTAAATTTTTGGTGAGTCCTGTGGCAGAGAGTAAAGTTCTGACTTCGATGTCTATTATAGAGAGTAAAGGTATAACAACAATAGGAAAACCACCATGGGTACTTATCCCACATGCAGGACAATTGGAGAGAATTATCTTGGCCATAGGAAAAGGAAAAGGCAAGTTTTCCGAGAGTAAGGGTATAACAAGAAGCATCGGATGTATTGGAAACAATGAATTTATTCTCTACAGGGAAAAGATAGGAATTGAAAAATTCAAGGAAATACTCAAAGAGTTTTATAAGTTGACTCCTGAAGGGGAGGTATTTATAACGAACTATGATTCTATCGAAGAGGGAATTGAGCTAGCTGAATATTCAGCAAATCTCGGATTGACAACTTATCTAACTGTGATGAGTGAAGATTATCATAGTATTCCCCAGGAAAGAAAATTTAAGGTTATTCTTGAAGTTACATTGGAAGAGTTAAACCACCAAATTCCCGATGTGGATGTTCTTTTGTTAATTGTTCCCTATTCTCAGTACAATGAAATAAAGAACCTAGATATAAACTTCAGCGGAGAAATATGGGTTGATATAGTATACCCTCCATCTGCAAGGTATTTATCTAATGGAAATCTATTTGAAATCAGAAGAATCGTTAATCCAGCCTCAATAACTTATCATCCTTGTATGGCAGGACTAGTGGCGGTTAGCCCAGAAGGGTTTGTAACACCCTGTCCCCTGTTAAGAAAGTTCATAGTTGGTGACATTACTAAGGAATCCTTAAAGGCAATACTAAGAAAGCAGAGACTAAAGAAAACATGGTGGAAATTAACTAAGGACAAAATTCCACAGTGTAAGTCGTGTACCTTCCGATATATTTGTCATGACTGCAGAGCTTTAGAGTACTCTGCTACTGGGGAAATTTTTGGAACTGAGTATTGTTCTCTCTAAATTCTCCAATTTTTTAGTGGGGCTTTGTAAATTTTGTAATTTTGACAGCCTAGGCACGAAAAGAAACAAAAGATTTATATTATTTTCTCCAAAGAAGTATTAGTTGAGCCAAAGTCATCGAGGTGAGGCTCATGCCACTTCAACCAATTAGAAGAGTTAAAAGTGGAATTCCTGGATTTGATGAATTAATTGAGGGAGGTTTCCCTGAGGGTACTACAGTTCTGCTAACTGGCGGAACTGGAACAGGAAAAACTACATTTGCAGCTCAATTTATCTATAAAGGAGCTGAAGAATACGGAGAACCAGGAGTATTTGTAACATTGGAAGAGAGAGCTAAGGATTTGAGAAGGGAGATGGCCGCCTTTGGTTGGGATTTTGAGAAGTATGAAAAGGAAGGTAAAATCGCAATAATAGATGGAGTCAGCTCTATTGCTGGAATTCCAAGTGAAGAAAAATTCGTTTTAGAAGATAGATTTAATGTTGAAAACTTTCTAAGATACGTTTATAGGGTTGTCAAGGCTATTAATGCTAAGAGGTTGGTCATTGATTCTATACCATCAATAGCTATGAGACTTGAAGAAGAAAATAGAATAAGAGAAGTCTTGCTAAAGTTAAACACAATTTTACTTGAGATGGGAGTTACAACGATTTTAACTACTGAGGCGCCTGATCCTCAGCATGGGAGAATTAGCAGGTATGGAATAGAGGAGTTCATAGCTAGAGGAGTAGTGATATTAGATTTACAAGAAAGGAATATTGAGTTGAAGAGGTACATCTTGATAAGAAAAATGCGTGGTACCAGACACTCAATGAAGAAGTATCCCTTTGAAATAGGACCAAATGGAATTGTCGTGTATCCAAGTGGGGAAATTTATTAGGTGATATTAATGGTCGTGAATGAAGTTGAGAATGTTGAGAATATAGAGGTTAGGGTAGAAAGAATTCCTACAGGGATTATTGATGATCTAATAAGTGGAGGTATTCCAAGGGGTAGTGTAGTTCTTCTTATTGGGGATCCCAAAGCTGGAAAAAGCATTTTTATCTCTCAGTTTACTAGTACTCAAGTAAGAAATGGAAATTATGTTATAGGTGTACTAATTGACATCTCTAAATATGAGTTTGTAAGCAATGCTTTAGACTTTGGCTGGGAGTTTATGCCTTATCTTGATGATAAAATTGTCTTGCTTGATGCTTATACACAGAGGCTTAGAAAAGCTCCGAAGTTCTCCTTTGATGAATCCGTCATTACAGATATAAGTGATACTACAAGGTTGTTAGATGCTATTAAGGACACAACTTTAAGAATACTCTCTAACAACAAAAGCAGAAAATGTCGTTGGATTTATATCCTCTATGACACCAATATTCTTTGAAACATCACGAAAAGAAATTTATAAGTTTTTAGAAGAGCTGAGAGAATTTGCACACAGAAACAAGCAAGTTTGGATTTTAGAAATGAATTCGGGCATAGAAGAGCCTCAAGTTGAAATGATGGTCAAGGCTATAGTAGATGGAATTATTGAGCTTAAACTTATGGAAGAAGGAAAGACTCTGAAGAGGTATCTCCGTGTATATGGTATGAGGAGAACGGCTCACAAGCTTGATTGGGTGGAGTACAGTATAACTTCCTCAGGGATAAAATTAATTAAATAATGGAGTAAAATATTTAAGTTTAAAGTTCTAATTAATAGCATGCGACAAGATGTTGTTTACTTACTAATGTTTTTTGTATTTTTGAGTTTGGCTATTTCTCTTTCTAATCCCCCTCCGAAAGATATTATTGAAGCTGAAGAAGGAGATTTAGTAGAGTTTGAGGGAATATGTGTGTATTCTTCTGATGACTTTAGCATAATAACTGACGGCAAGTTTTCTGTTCCCGTGCTCTCTGGGTTGGAAGTTGGTAAGGCATATAAAATTGTTGGAGTCTATAGAGGGGAAGCTATTAAGCCGAGAATAATTGAAAAAACAGAAGGAGAAGAACTTAGTTTAGTTCGAGTTACGGGGGCTTATTGGGTTGATTACTATCCTTATATCTTGACTCCTAAAAAGGTTAAGTTAAAATTTGAGCTCGAAAATGTTTCAATTGGAGAGATTGTAGAAGTTAAGGGGGTTTTCTTTGGAACTAAGCTAGTCCCAGTTGAATACAAATCTCTTGGTTTCTTATCTTACCCAAAAGACGGTTATCCCTTTGAATTCACTGGAGTTGTGCTATATGGGGGTAATCCAGGAGGAATTCTATGGATGAACAAAAGTGTCAGGGCGTATCTTCCCGACAATCAGACTTTAACTCCTGGGCAAGTTGTTAAGATCGTTGGTATAACTAAAGTTTCTGGAGACTATATCTCAGTTTATGCTAGAAACTTTAGTGTTGTGGATTTCGCAAAGGAAACTACAAATATAGAGGGGGCAAAAGTTGGAGAAATAATTGTAGGAAGCTGTAGAGTTTCACGTGTCTTTCTCGAGTATTTAGAGCTTGAATGTCTTGACAAGAAAGTTTTTGGAGTGAAGGGAAGAGTTGGGGACTTAGTTCACTTCAAAGCTCTGAAGAGATTTGGAAGTTATCTCTGCCTTGAATGTAATTTGACAGCAAGAGAGGACATGGAAAATTCGATATGCACTCCCCAAATAGGGAAGGTTGGAAAAGTTGCTGGGAAGGTCGTTAAGGTAAGCAAAAATAAGATATTAGTAGAGTTCAATAGATGTAAAGTTTCTGTGAAGCTTCCAGAGGGTGTTAAAGTTAGAGAAGGGGAC contains:
- a CDS encoding SPASM domain-containing protein — its product is MAESKVLTSMSIIESKGITTIGKPPWVLIPHAGQLERIILAIGKGKGKFSESKGITRSIGCIGNNEFILYREKIGIEKFKEILKEFYKLTPEGEVFITNYDSIEEGIELAEYSANLGLTTYLTVMSEDYHSIPQERKFKVILEVTLEELNHQIPDVDVLLLIVPYSQYNEIKNLDINFSGEIWVDIVYPPSARYLSNGNLFEIRRIVNPASITYHPCMAGLVAVSPEGFVTPCPLLRKFIVGDITKESLKAILRKQRLKKTWWKLTKDKIPQCKSCTFRYICHDCRALEYSATGEIFGTEYCSL
- a CDS encoding ATPase domain-containing protein, with product MPLQPIRRVKSGIPGFDELIEGGFPEGTTVLLTGGTGTGKTTFAAQFIYKGAEEYGEPGVFVTLEERAKDLRREMAAFGWDFEKYEKEGKIAIIDGVSSIAGIPSEEKFVLEDRFNVENFLRYVYRVVKAINAKRLVIDSIPSIAMRLEEENRIREVLLKLNTILLEMGVTTILTTEAPDPQHGRISRYGIEEFIARGVVILDLQERNIELKRYILIRKMRGTRHSMKKYPFEIGPNGIVVYPSGEIY